The following nucleotide sequence is from Dunckerocampus dactyliophorus isolate RoL2022-P2 chromosome 7, RoL_Ddac_1.1, whole genome shotgun sequence.
CAGGCCACAGGCCGACCACGATGCATGCTCTAAGGCTTGGATGCGCACAAAGGCAGGGAGCATGTGCCGGCACAGCGCATGTGTCAGCACATATTTTTTTGGGGCCATAACACAAACCACCACCATTCTGCCATTGGTGATTGATTATCCGAGGTGATGTGGAGGGGGGCAACATCACCAATGAAGAACCCTCGGGTTGAtttaatgttccaaaaaaaaaggtgacacCCACAAAGCCTCCGCCACCAGCCCCCACTCTCCCCCTCATCAGAGCCTGCTGCAGCATCCACCATCCAATCGTCATAACTATTGCCACGGTGCACCCCAAATCATTTATACAGCACCCTCATATAGTTTTACAAACGTGACTCTTAAGAGTTTTGACATTTGCTTTCTGCGGGATGCACTCGGGCCTTCCCCTCGGACGGATGAACAATTCTATGAACAGGATATGTGGCTTTCACCATTGTGGTCTCACATCGCAATGGTTACAACATTTACAGGATTACCCTGTGCAACACACTTAACATAATAGCGATTCTAATCTCGCCATCTCAATGAGGATGCTCATTACCTGATTGTGTcgatgtgtttttctttttttgtccgtCTACGATGACATTCAAAGCAAGGTCATACAGCGCTCCGCCTCCTGATTAATCgatttgactttttttaacaGTTGCTCAGCATCTGCGGCGAGTTAGACGACGATGGCATGAATGTGTCGTCCTGCAGCCTCCCTCCACTGTTGGTCTTCCTAACAATTCTCCTCTTGAGCATTCTCAACAGCGCTATCAAGGTAGCACACACAGGCCCTGTTATGTGTTCCTATcctcatttcaaaataaaaccgataatttttttttaaaggattttttGTTATGATAGACACTATAATGTTTGATTGTtccacatttgtttttgttcatcgCGTGCAGTTCAACTGACTATTGTGGTCTTAGAAACAAAAGAAACTCACCAGATTTCCGGTTTCCTTCTATCTGCTTATATGTAACTTGATGCAGCCGCCCTCGGTGCGTGAGGCTGGTGGAAGGATGCTTTGAGCATGCGCACAATGGAAGGCGGATTCAGTAGAAGTGGTCCACTGACATCAACAAGTCAGACTGAGCTAAGACCAGAAACGGAGCGAGTCCGACTTCAAAATATAATTTGTGATTAATTAAGAAACTTTGTAATAACATAACTGTAACTATCAAGAAGATCATCAGCGTTGTTTTAGACTTTTATTCTGGTTATGTCACACATTTGCCGGTCCCATTGCTACTAGGCAGGCACTGTgcagtagttgttttttttttaagtgcgtGGACGAATTGAGGGCTGTAGTAAATAAAACATGATCgtctttttcatgtaaaatcaTGACTTTCATTTCAGTAGGCAAACACACATAGTAGATGGTAAGCgtggtattttattttgaaaattctAGCGTGAATCTCGCATTTTGTTAGACAGACTTTACATTGATGGTGTTAAGACGACGCCGGCTTTAGTTCTTGTCTTCCTACTCCTCCACCACATCTTCCAGCATCGTTGCTTTCCTTGCCGTCTGTTGCTATCGCACAGGAAACAAGATGACATTTTCCGCAGTGTATTTCCACTTTTGACGCTCGGAGAAGAGCGTCGTGATCACCGGATATCAATGATGGTGGAGCTTCCAGGCCCAGCTCACTGATCACTGGAGGCACCCAGTTAGGAAAATGCTCCATTAAAGGACATCCTTTTGGAGCCACAAGGTCACGACTGCCCTTGGAAACATGAAGATTTGGAGTACTCAGCATGCGTTCAGGTGGGTCAATACATAGGTTTTCTTATCAAACACATAGCTATTTGTGATGCTGTACGGCCTGTGTTCGTGATTGGAGTGGACGGATCGATCcgtccgtccattttctataccgcttctcctcattagggtcgcgggggtatgctggagcctatcttagctgacttcgggcgagagggggggtacaccctggactggtcgccaaccaatcgcagggcccatacagacaaacaaccattcacaatcacattcatacctatggacaatttagagtcgccaattaacctaacatgcatgtttttggaatgtgggaggaaaccggagttcctggagaaaacccacacacacacagggagaacatgcaaactccacacagaaatacccaagggagaatcgaacccaagtcttctcgatctccagactgtgtggccaaccactagaccaccgtgcagccgggCGGATAGATCCAAAGTTCacaaatacacaggacttgatggaaaatgtcctttgtgccaatagatggtcatcacatgaggcgtggatgtcgAGAGTGGCATGAGAACTTTATCTCAGCAATGGGAAGGATGTAAATTTTGGGACAaatcatcagtagtgtacctttgaaacAGTGGGTGTTTCGGCCAACTACAGGGTTGGGATTGGGCAGggtgtcccatgcccaatcatgagtaaagtagtgcctggaGAGTGGAGGGAGATAAGCTAGGCAGTAAGGTCCCGAcctgggataaaaaaaaaaaaacactgccccGCCCACCGGGTCATCGCTCAGCCTCCCCCAATCCCCCCACCCTGagtaagggcaggaaggaagggggtgggtttagggtcgtcaggtgggtaccctccttcattggtgtttcgatgataggcccactgataggtccatgacacctccagagtGCTCATCGTTCGTAGGCCTCTTCGGTGGATTCCTCCCATGGGACTGTGtgatgtagaccacctttagtgaaggggaccatagcaccaagtctggcctgagggtggtggttgcaatctctgggggaaaCAGTTGCTTGCCAACATCAACTACCATCTTTCAATCCCGGGCCATGGCTCAAAcgaatgttggcacagagatggaattggcagCTCTCAAGGGCAAGGAGTTGATGCTGTCCCTCTTGCtctcaagggctgctgccagactcttgaggacctgattgtgcctccaggtgtagcggCCTCGTGTGAGGCTGGTCAAATGATAGTAACAAGGGTAGTATATCAGTATAGGTTATCACCTCAAATATcagtgttttttggttttgtcaGTCATTTTATTACATTGTTTATAATGTTGTAAAATTGGAACACCTGCATAATACAATTGTTGATAATGCTAAATCTTACTTAATGCTGGTTTGTGTGAAGTTACCCATGGGAGACTGTGATCAAGGCCGCCATGAGGAAGTACCCCAACCCCATGAATCCACATGTGGTGGGCGTGGACGTGATGGACCGCCACATGGACACAGAAGGACGCCTGCACAGCCACCGACTCCTCAGCACAGAGTGGGGCCTGCCAGCGATCGTACGAGCGGTCAGTGGTCACACCGTCACCGTTCTGCAGGGTCAgaggcagtgctggaaaatacatGCAGCTTTCAGCGTGTATAGCTGTACATCTTAGTATGCATGTGTTGATTCTCACCGCGTGTTACGCTCTTTGTAGATACTGGGAACCACCCACACACAGACATATGTGAAGGAGTACTCCATCGTGGATCCTGAGGAGAAAAAGATGGAGTTGTGCTCAACAAATGTAAGGTCATTACCGAGCCATCTTTAGTTTGACCTTTTCTCTAATGGGTGTGGATATTCAAAACAGATGATTCACACGTTGCCGTCAGGTCGTAGAACTATGGGGTTTCCCTTTGGTAATCAACAAAgagaaataatttcattttgacATAGAAAAACAGCAGATAGTACCCATTCAGACAATTTGTGGGGGGTTTGCCTTACTTGTTGACATACTGAATGTGTTTCAATGACTATCCTATTTAAGTCATCATTATGCAATGTCATCACATTGTGGCCGagtgtgtttatttactcaactgcagaggtGTCCCTTTTGTAGCCAGCTGGCCTTTTTCGGGTTTTTTGCTGCATTGCTGTTCTGAGAAAATCAGGATCGTCTTAAAAAAGGATTTGGGGCaaatgactttgggcgagagatgGAGTACACCAAGACTTGTTGCGAgtcaaaaacacaaatgaataaTCATACTAAATTCAACTAATGTAATGGATATTGTAATATAATAGgtatgttttgttatttttccaatCCAGTATCTTTTTTACATGttgatatacactcctgatcaaaattttaagacccgTTAAAGATTGCAAGAATTttgattttgcactgttgattaTAAGGAGGCTCTAAATAGAGCTTCTAAATAGAGGCAATACATTTTTAgagtaagcagtttattgcaaacaatcattaaagtgaaacagggtGTTCATTAGCTGGTCATAGGTTGAAGTCCACAGCCTTCTAAatccaaaatgttggcaaaaatgtggattcaatgttattttcaatgtcacactgtcatgatgtctTACTGGCATGATCTCTTTTTGAACGCAGTTGAACTGTTGAGTTGCTTGAACATGGCCTCTCACGGCGCTCCACTGCTGTTGAGGTTGGACGCAAAGGTATTTAACACTTCTTacaacatcctgagggttatttgacaaaaaaaagtcaagtgatagacccaaaaaaaattcactggccctgagccagaggatcaggctgtccatcaagacacaggacgatcGGTTCTTACTTGTGCTGAGTGcaatcagacggcatctgcgagagaagggtcttaagaacaaaaaacatcttcaaaggtcTCATgttcttcaacaccacaaaattacCCATTTGAAATGTGCACGAGAAAgcaggatagaaaatggatagatggaatttgcacaagagcgccaaacatgggacattgaaaggtggaagttttattctctgatgggaAAAATGGGACCGTGACGGTCCTGAttgcttccaacgttactggcatgacaaggagatcccacctgagatgttttccacacggcacagtggagggggcgccatcttgaactggggtgctttttcttcAGTGGAGCAAtgcagcttcaggttgtgcagaggCGTCAagcggcagatggctatgtggagatattgcagggggcatccctcatgactgaaggcccttgtctgtgtgctaatgactgggttgttcaacaggacaatgctgcagttcacaatgcctgacTGACAAAGCACTTCTTCCAAAGGAATAACCTCacccttttggaccatcctgcatgttcctctgGTCTAAATCCAAGTGACAAAATTTGGagaagggaagtttacaaaaatgtagtCAGTTCcacacagtggatgccctcaTGAAGCTATCTTCACCACCTGAAACAACATTCCCATTAGCCTCGTCTGAAGCTGATGACCAGCTGATGAACCGCCTATTTCAGTGTAatggttgtttacaataaattgcttacccagaatacttttttttctcactcgCATTTGTTCTCCTTGCATTTTGAATCTCTCGTTAGAACCCCCTttaaatccaacagtgcaaaatgtaaattcctgcaATCTTTCAACTGGTCATTTACATTTTGGTCAGGAGTGTGCTATAGAGGCAATATGCAGTGTTTcctacaggactgcaatctatttgtggtgttgGGTTGTGCTTATGTCATCACATAATTTGCATAATTCGCCATGGTGTATGTGCATGTAATTTATATAGCGattgtgggagacaaaaagtcagGTCAAgccacttttttgaaaaaatgaatCCCGAAGAGCCTGAAGTCTGAACACTGATTCCTGCAGCTATGTCTTTTTATACTCTGGTATAAGGTGTGCTAAAAGCAGAGTtccgatgccatctactgtacggagttggaacaacaagctacattcacaaagagttccattataatgtgtttatgactgAGTGTGCAcaagtagcgccaaatctatttgcgGCAGTCCAAATGTATTCGTGGCGGgcggccacaaataaatgaatgtatgggaaacactgcaccgTAATCTTCAGCTTTACAGAATCTGCATGTATGATGTCACACATACCAGTCACGCTAAAGGTAATTCTCGACATTATTAGTTTCCTGAAGCGAAAAGAGTGTCCACGATAATTGAGGTGTGATGCTTTATTAGGGTGTATTAAAGCAAAGTAGTCCAGTATCATCTCCATGATTCCATGTCAGTGTAATAAAATGATATTgaatgtttgctttgttttgtagaTTACTCTCACCAACCTGATATCAGTGGATGAGAGGCTGCTTTACAGACCACACCCAGACAACCCTGAGGTGTAAGTTCTTTCATTTCCATCCAGGTGACCATTCACTTTttatactgcttatcctgttcaaaGTCGGAggtagctggagcctatcccagctgactttgggcaagagttACTAAGTCACTGAGTAGGAACTAAACCTGAGCTGGCTGCACTGAAGGCTACACTACCAGAtgccatttttatgacatttttgcctctctcATGCACCTTAGCACCATCCTGACTCAGGAGGCCATCATTACAGTGAAGGGAGTGAGCTTGAGCAGCTACCTAGAGGGGATGATGGCGAGGAGAATGTCCGCTAATGCAAGAAAGGTAACATTTTTACATGCCATAATTAGTAATGCTAAGTATTGGCTTTCTCACTGATATctgatataccgatattgtcctgcacttcattaccgataccaataCAGGCTGCAGGTCTTTCTTCAAGCTAATGTCAGGTGACATCATGTGTAacgaatgaacacattatgcttcttttactgtgatgccactgggtGCATTCACACATAAgcaatgtttgtgcaaaataaaacaaatgctgcaatatgcaatacaagttcaAGAAAAGGTGCCATATTTGATTTCAACATTTTGTCCCAACAAACGTCATTTAAAAAAccatgaccaatagtcaacttaTAATGCCATGTTCTCCTCCTATCAAGACACAGTAGTCTTAATACATTCAcgaataagaatccaattaaataatgctggcaacaaTACCATTTGGAAAGCTGGGCATTTCTATGAGGCACAAATATCTGTTTAAGAACcgagtaaagtgcaaagtatgaaacgcTGAACTAATAcagtcagtgaaattataaactgggttCATTCAGGACGTCACGCATGAACGAAGcacattagattagaagtattaaaggcAGACGCCTTACTCCCCCCTCACATAACCAGCATTTTCATCGCAAATTGCACTTCTGCAATCCAAAGGTGAAACTTGGAAACAATTCCACACCGAGGACAAATTGAGCTAGCAGGctttgtgtgctgtgtgtgcttCGCTGATATCAtaatctgcagaaaaaaatcaatactgATATAAaccaatatctcatttttatgccaatatcggccaattaatattatattatattattaatataaatttATTTGCATGCCATTTCCTTGCACCTTCCTAAatttaaatgacttttttctattCTCACTATCATTTACTTAGGTTGAGCCTTTACTATGGATGATTTTTGTCCTTTAatctgctctctctctctctttgtggATCTGTAGGGTTGGGATGCTATCGAGTGGATTATTGAGAACTCTGAAAGAGAAAACATACCTCTCTGACATTTCTTAACATTGGTAAACCTCAGCATGTTTTTCCTCCTTTGATGAAAAGCATGTGCAATATTACTATTGTTTGTGTGTCGCACACCTCACTTTAACACTTGCAACATTTGCAGGACCGACACGTCCTAACATGAGCAAAACCTCAGTCGGATGCATGTGGAAGTCACAGTGGGCTTTCACACCACACTGCCTCCCTTTACCCGTGGAGAACATGCGTGGAGACGAGTTGGACACGAGCTCAATGCTCAAAATACTTCTGCGATAAAAAGGACTGTCTactgaataaagtaaaaagtgaacGTGTTGTTTGAATGGACTTCAAAGGTTTGACGTTATGTAATTGTTCCTCCAGCTGAGAAATATACTTGATGGGGATGGTAAAtacagtgtgaaaggtaaaggCACACAGTAGGTGCTGTTCTTGTATGGAacacatttctatttattttgcaTGATAACTAAGAGGAAATAAGTAGCATGGTAGCTAGGGTTCTCTGGATGGGAAATGGAGGTGTTTGCTCACAAGGCAACAAAACACCAGCTCATTCTTGACGTATCATGTCAGGCGACAGTACCTCAAACCTCATGCTTTGCAAAACTGACTTCATGAGGAAGGCTCGATGGGACTCTCAAAACAGGGTTGGCCTTAAAACGCTGCctgggtgtgcgtgtgtccgtgtgtgttgTCATCACTGCAGCCTTTAGACATGCTTCCAAATGTAGACTTAAACCCCATTTGAGAAGCTACTGTTTGTTCTCCCTGACGAGAATTGGGGGGGAAAAGAcgaataatatttaataaacaGTGGGACAATATCAGCAGTGGGTTATTACATTGTTCATATTTTCTGCTGAGTGGTATTTTAGTCCTCTGCaacaaataaattcattttgTGGCGCAACTTACATTGTTAGTGTTTCTTGTggatcacacatacagtatagattgTCACCGTGCTGTATAGCAGTTGTGCCAAATTAAGACCCATCGTTTATTTGTGTTCATTATTTTCCATTAAACAGAAATAttagctactgtatgttctaaCAAAGTGTTAGTTTTAGTTTGCACACTTACAGGTTATAGTAA
It contains:
- the prelid3a gene encoding PRELI domain containing protein 3A, whose amino-acid sequence is MKIWSTQHAFSYPWETVIKAAMRKYPNPMNPHVVGVDVMDRHMDTEGRLHSHRLLSTEWGLPAIVRAILGTTHTQTYVKEYSIVDPEEKKMELCSTNITLTNLISVDERLLYRPHPDNPEVTILTQEAIITVKGVSLSSYLEGMMARRMSANARKGWDAIEWIIENSERENIPL